A window of Bacteroidales bacterium genomic DNA:
CCCCTTTTGTATAAGTAAACAATCCTTGTTTATAATAGTAGTAATCTTGATCCATGGTTGAAATAAAAGGATTTATACAATCATAGTCTTCAACGTATGTGCAATTATTATCAAGCAAAATCCATTTATCCAAAACATATACTTCAGTCATTACATGACCTACAAATCCCTGGGCTGTACCTTCATTATATTCGTAAGCCCATAGTATAGAAGCTGTTTCAATCATAACCGTAGGGAACCCAAATTCTCGCAAAACACTTGAAATAACAAGCGCTGCAGAATGGCAACCGTAAAATGTTTTACTTTCGTACAATTCGTCAACAGTTTTCTTGCCAATCATGCTTCCCCCTGCATTCGAAAAGGTAAAATTTTGGTTAAACCAATGGCATACAGTTTTTATTCCTGCGATACTTTGTTCCGGCGTGCCTGTAATGTTTCTTATTTCCTCAAGATATGTACTATCTAAATCGGATTGTTCTCCGGGAACCAGGTATTTTTCAGGGTTATTATACTCAATGCCGTAGGAATAATCAAAGTTTTCTATATTAAGCTTACAGGTAGTTCCCAAATTTTCATCCTCTTTTGTGCAAGAAAGGATAGTTGCCAGTATTATTATCAATATTATTTTTTTCATACTTTTATATATCTGATACACATTTGCGAATGTAAGAACATTACTACTAAGTTAGTATATAACCAGTTCAAAATCAATTTTTTCGAGCAGAATTTTTATGAATTCAAAAGCTTATTTACTGTAAATTGGCGGTTGAGAAAATTTACACCAGGATTAAAAGATTAATTATCTGAAATAAAAAGTCCAATTGAGGACTTGAGTATTAATTAATAATAATTATATTTGAATATGATTAACAATAAAAACGAATTGTATAACTAATTAAAACGGAACAAGTTAAAAAAATATTTGGATTTATTGTATAAGGGGAATATATCTACTCTTCGATATATCCAGATGTTAGTTGCAACTATGCG
This region includes:
- a CDS encoding transglutaminase domain-containing protein, with product MKKIILIIILATILSCTKEDENLGTTCKLNIENFDYSYGIEYNNPEKYLVPGEQSDLDSTYLEEIRNITGTPEQSIAGIKTVCHWFNQNFTFSNAGGSMIGKKTVDELYESKTFYGCHSAALVISSVLREFGFPTVMIETASILWAYEYNEGTAQGFVGHVMTEVYVLDKWILLDNNCTYVEDYDCINPFISTMDQDYYYYKQGLFTYTKGVDIWDYGVRDESDTHEKMINFAKNINCFKDTFNSVNYNWSY